One window from the genome of Streptomyces sp. NBC_00708 encodes:
- a CDS encoding alpha/beta fold hydrolase, whose amino-acid sequence MRTPSLPFPSPPTALLRATALELVVLAGHALLYPTGITGERRPGRTPAARCAPAAEGPRTDIPPAAGTDRPPVVFLHGFIDNRSVFVLLRRSLARHGWRHLESLNYSPLTSDIRTAAELLDRHIEEICARTGHHRVDIVGHSLGGLIARYYVQRLAGDHRVRTLVTLGTPHAGTAVAPLAGALPIVRQMREGSAPIEELRLPAPGCRTRFVSFWSELDRVIVPAEAACVDHPDLDAVNVRVTGIGHLALPVHPAVAAAVRQALDAAEPATGATGPASVA is encoded by the coding sequence ATGAGGACCCCCAGCCTGCCTTTTCCCTCCCCGCCGACCGCACTGCTGAGAGCGACCGCACTGGAACTCGTGGTGCTCGCCGGGCACGCCCTGCTGTATCCGACCGGGATCACCGGTGAACGACGTCCGGGCCGGACACCGGCCGCCCGGTGCGCCCCCGCCGCCGAGGGTCCCCGCACCGACATCCCGCCGGCCGCCGGCACCGACCGCCCACCCGTCGTCTTCCTGCACGGTTTCATCGACAACCGCTCGGTCTTCGTCCTGCTGCGCCGCTCGCTGGCCCGGCACGGCTGGCGCCATCTGGAGTCGCTCAACTACTCCCCGCTGACCAGCGACATCCGTACGGCCGCCGAGCTGCTGGACCGGCACATCGAGGAGATCTGCGCCCGTACCGGCCACCACCGGGTCGACATCGTGGGGCACAGCCTCGGCGGCCTCATCGCCCGCTACTACGTGCAGCGACTGGCCGGTGACCACCGGGTCCGCACCCTGGTCACGCTGGGCACGCCGCACGCCGGTACGGCTGTCGCCCCGCTGGCCGGCGCGCTGCCCATCGTGCGCCAGATGCGCGAGGGATCGGCCCCCATCGAGGAGCTGAGGCTGCCCGCGCCCGGCTGCCGTACCCGGTTCGTCAGTTTCTGGAGCGAGCTGGACCGGGTGATCGTGCCCGCCGAGGCGGCCTGCGTGGACCACCCGGACCTCGACGCGGTCAACGTACGCGTCACCGGCATCGGGCACCTCGCGCTGCCGGTGCACCCGGCGGTGGCGGCAGCCGTACGTCAGGCGCTGGACGCGGCGGAACCCGCCACCGGAGCCACCGGCCCGGCATCGGTCGCCTGA
- a CDS encoding cobalamin B12-binding domain-containing protein, giving the protein MGVTGPIRVVVAKPGLDGHDRGAKVIARALRDAGMEVIYTGLHQTPEQIVDTAIQEDADAIGLSILSGAHNTLFAKVIELLKEREAEDIKVFGGGIIPEADIAPLKEQGVAEIFTPGATTTAIVDWVNANVRTPAEA; this is encoded by the coding sequence ATGGGTGTGACCGGTCCGATCCGTGTGGTGGTGGCCAAGCCGGGCCTCGACGGCCATGACCGCGGGGCGAAGGTGATCGCGCGGGCGCTGCGCGACGCCGGTATGGAGGTCATCTACACCGGGCTGCACCAGACGCCCGAGCAGATCGTCGACACCGCGATCCAGGAGGACGCCGACGCGATCGGCCTCTCGATCCTCTCCGGCGCCCACAACACGCTGTTCGCGAAGGTGATCGAACTGCTGAAGGAGCGCGAGGCGGAGGACATCAAGGTCTTCGGCGGCGGCATCATCCCGGAGGCGGACATCGCCCCGCTGAAGGAACAGGGCGTCGCGGAGATCTTCACCCCCGGCGCGACGACCACGGCGATCGTCGACTGGGTCAACGCGAACGTCCGGACCCCGGCGGAGGCGTAG
- a CDS encoding DUF5691 domain-containing protein has protein sequence MSRTTTPPATPTAAPPMAAGAAPAHGGLTDALAATPWEELVTSALLGTDRRPPEGASGTGPDSTAAALLDAAALHTVRRRAGLMPATASPRPAPAPGDPRPHLPEAARGRLAQLLADRAAGSGGRRGSAPDLTELIPQWLATANEHGYRAPDSALPALLDAARSRTDLRPPTLEFAGPRGLWLAALNPEWKFALRGASGSALLPSLDDPEAVRRLWEEGLFAERIALLGAVRARDADAARALLAATWKTERAEDRLMFVDSLRTGLSAEDEEFLEQALADRSRNVRATAAELLSALPGSALARRMADRALSCVSPGLTGDEPFVAVEAPHECDEAMQRDGVVALPPSGRGERSWWLGQLVEASPLGVWPARFGGRGAQEIVALPVADGWGEELHAAWCRAAVRQRDAAWARALLGPPSTPPSNGPGTASLAERAKLLAVLPPAERAFWVADFVAAHGLSEAFQLLGVCPVPWARPLGRAVVDALDIARDAGSYPWSFSGVMGLAERCLDPSEASRLEVLTTTPAEPADASPGANGYWSEAFQRLVSTLRLRATMDSELSGAPVR, from the coding sequence ATGTCCCGTACGACCACACCACCCGCCACCCCGACAGCCGCCCCGCCCATGGCGGCGGGCGCGGCCCCCGCGCACGGCGGGCTCACCGACGCGCTCGCGGCCACGCCGTGGGAGGAGCTCGTCACCTCGGCCCTGCTGGGCACGGACCGCCGCCCGCCCGAGGGGGCCTCCGGCACCGGCCCCGACAGCACGGCTGCCGCACTGCTGGACGCCGCCGCGCTGCACACCGTGCGGCGCCGGGCGGGGCTGATGCCCGCCACCGCGTCGCCACGCCCGGCACCGGCGCCCGGGGATCCCCGGCCGCATCTGCCGGAGGCCGCCCGTGGCCGGCTGGCTCAGCTGCTCGCGGACCGGGCGGCGGGTTCCGGCGGCCGGCGGGGTTCGGCCCCGGACCTGACGGAGCTGATCCCGCAGTGGCTGGCCACCGCCAATGAGCACGGCTACCGGGCGCCGGACTCCGCCCTGCCCGCCCTGCTGGACGCGGCCCGGTCCCGGACCGATCTGCGCCCGCCGACCCTGGAGTTCGCGGGGCCGCGCGGCCTCTGGCTGGCCGCGCTGAACCCGGAGTGGAAGTTCGCGCTGCGCGGCGCGTCCGGGAGCGCGCTGCTGCCCTCGCTCGACGATCCGGAGGCGGTACGCCGGCTCTGGGAGGAGGGCCTGTTCGCGGAACGGATCGCCCTGCTCGGGGCCGTACGGGCGCGGGACGCGGACGCCGCCCGCGCTCTGCTGGCCGCCACCTGGAAGACGGAACGGGCCGAGGACCGGCTGATGTTCGTCGACTCGCTGCGCACCGGGCTGTCCGCCGAGGACGAGGAGTTCCTGGAGCAGGCGCTGGCCGACCGGAGCCGCAATGTGCGGGCGACGGCCGCCGAGTTGCTGTCCGCGCTGCCCGGTTCGGCGCTCGCCCGGCGGATGGCGGACCGTGCGCTGTCCTGCGTGAGCCCCGGGCTCACCGGCGACGAGCCGTTCGTCGCGGTGGAGGCGCCGCACGAGTGCGACGAGGCGATGCAGCGGGACGGAGTGGTGGCGCTCCCGCCGTCCGGCCGGGGCGAACGGTCATGGTGGCTGGGCCAGTTGGTGGAGGCGTCCCCGCTCGGCGTCTGGCCGGCGCGGTTCGGCGGGCGCGGCGCGCAGGAGATCGTGGCGCTGCCGGTGGCGGACGGCTGGGGCGAGGAGCTGCACGCGGCGTGGTGCCGGGCGGCCGTGCGGCAACGGGATGCCGCGTGGGCGCGGGCGCTGCTCGGTCCGCCGTCGACACCTCCGTCGAACGGCCCCGGTACGGCCTCGCTCGCCGAGCGGGCGAAGCTCCTGGCGGTGTTGCCCCCGGCGGAACGGGCGTTCTGGGTGGCCGACTTCGTCGCCGCGCACGGGCTGTCGGAGGCGTTCCAGCTGCTGGGGGTGTGCCCGGTCCCCTGGGCGCGGCCGCTCGGGCGGGCCGTCGTCGACGCCCTCGACATAGCCAGGGACGCGGGCAGTTACCCGTGGAGCTTCAGCGGCGTCATGGGCCTCGCCGAACGCTGCCTCGACCCGTCGGAGGCGAGCCGCCTGGAGGTCCTGACCACGACCCCGGCCGAACCGGCGGACGCCTCCCCCGGCGCGAACGGCTACTGGTCGGAGGCGTTCCAACGCCTGGTCTCGACGCTGCGCCTCCGCGCCACGATGGACAGCGAGCTGTCCGGGGCCCCGGTGCGCTGA
- a CDS encoding SWIM zinc finger family protein, with protein sequence MLLTDGGEPLGAAASAARWTVEQVLALAPDDASRKAGNKLGAAGSWSDTGWDVTGAVWGLCKGSGSKPYRTVVDTTGPAYKCSCPSRKFPCKHALGLLLLRAAEDAAVPAGTPPDWAAEWLTGRRARAEAKARPAGGDAAAGPADPEAARKRAEKRAERIGGGARELEQRLTDLLRGGLAAAEQAGYGMWEETAARMVDAQAPGLAGRVRELGAVPASGPGWPVRLLEECALLHLLDSAWLGRDRLPPALAATVRTRVGLPASPEGPPVRDRWLVLAQYDTPEGKIVTRRIWLYGEESGRTALLLSFGAAGRSPAQALPVGVTIDAELTPHPGSGQLRAELGERFGVPEPAVTPPPGVTAAEATGSYGRALGDDPWLESWPVTLRDVIPVPAPDGWQLIDAEGGEALPVAPAALNRPALWKLVAVSGGEPVTVFGECGHRGFDPLAAWPSGAVGGHAGVPAPAGSASPAGSAGIETVALI encoded by the coding sequence ATGCTGCTGACTGACGGGGGAGAACCCTTGGGCGCCGCTGCCTCGGCCGCGCGCTGGACGGTGGAGCAGGTACTGGCCCTGGCTCCTGACGACGCCTCACGCAAGGCGGGGAACAAGCTCGGTGCGGCCGGCTCCTGGTCGGACACCGGGTGGGACGTGACGGGTGCGGTGTGGGGGCTGTGCAAGGGGAGCGGAAGCAAGCCGTACCGGACGGTGGTCGACACCACCGGTCCCGCGTACAAGTGCAGTTGCCCCAGCCGGAAGTTCCCGTGCAAGCACGCGCTGGGCCTGTTGCTGCTCCGCGCCGCCGAAGACGCGGCGGTGCCCGCCGGGACGCCGCCGGACTGGGCCGCGGAATGGCTGACCGGCCGACGCGCCCGTGCGGAAGCGAAGGCGCGGCCCGCCGGGGGTGACGCTGCGGCGGGACCCGCCGATCCGGAGGCCGCCCGCAAGCGGGCGGAGAAGCGCGCCGAGCGGATCGGCGGCGGTGCGCGGGAGTTGGAGCAGCGGCTGACCGACCTGCTGCGCGGCGGCCTCGCGGCGGCCGAGCAGGCGGGGTACGGGATGTGGGAGGAGACGGCGGCCCGCATGGTCGACGCGCAGGCGCCCGGACTCGCGGGCCGGGTGCGGGAGCTGGGCGCCGTCCCGGCCTCCGGTCCCGGCTGGCCGGTGCGGCTCCTGGAGGAGTGCGCGCTGCTCCATCTGCTGGACTCGGCGTGGCTGGGCCGCGACCGGCTGCCGCCCGCGCTGGCGGCCACCGTCCGCACCCGGGTGGGCCTGCCGGCCTCCCCGGAGGGCCCGCCGGTCCGCGACCGCTGGCTGGTCCTCGCCCAGTACGACACCCCCGAGGGCAAGATCGTCACCCGCCGCATCTGGCTGTACGGCGAGGAGTCGGGCCGCACGGCGCTGCTGCTGTCCTTCGGCGCGGCCGGCCGCTCCCCCGCCCAGGCGCTGCCCGTGGGCGTCACGATCGACGCCGAGCTGACGCCCCATCCGGGGTCCGGACAGCTGCGGGCCGAGCTGGGCGAACGGTTCGGGGTGCCGGAGCCCGCTGTTACGCCCCCGCCGGGGGTCACGGCCGCCGAGGCGACCGGCTCCTACGGGCGGGCGCTGGGCGACGATCCCTGGCTGGAGTCCTGGCCGGTGACGCTGCGCGATGTCATACCCGTGCCGGCCCCGGACGGCTGGCAACTGATCGACGCGGAGGGCGGTGAGGCCCTGCCGGTGGCCCCTGCCGCGCTGAACCGGCCGGCGCTCTGGAAGCTCGTCGCCGTCTCGGGCGGCGAGCCGGTCACCGTCTTCGGCGAGTGCGGCCACCGGGGCTTCGACCCGCTGGCGGCGTGGCCGTCGGGGGCTGTGGGGGGCCACGCGGGCGTGCCCGCGCCCGCCGGGTCCGCCTCGCCCGCCGGGTCCGCCGGTATCGAGACCGTCGCGCTCATCTGA
- a CDS encoding AAA family ATPase: MTVSETTEAHTGEALRPHAEDAFADELKALAAADDRPRPERWRLSPWAVALYLLGGTLPDGTVITPKYVGPRRLVEVAVTTLATDRALLLLGVPGTAKTWVSEHLAAAVSGDSTLLVQGTAGTPEEAVRYGWNYAQLLANGPSRDALVPSPLMRAMSQGMTARIEELTRIPADVQDSLITILSEKTLPLPELGQEVQAVRGFNVIATANDRDRGVNELSSALRRRFNTVVLPLPATPEAEVDIVSRRVDQVGRSLDLPPAPDGLAEIRRVVTVFRELRDGVTTDGRTKLKSPSGTLSTAEAISVVTNGLALAAHFGDGVLRPGDVAAGILGAVVRDPAADRVIWQEYLETVVRERDGWKDFYRACREASV, encoded by the coding sequence ATGACCGTGTCCGAAACCACCGAAGCACACACCGGCGAGGCCCTGCGCCCGCATGCCGAGGACGCCTTCGCCGACGAGCTGAAGGCGCTCGCGGCGGCCGACGACCGCCCCAGGCCCGAGCGCTGGCGCCTGTCGCCGTGGGCCGTCGCCCTGTATCTGCTCGGCGGCACCCTGCCCGACGGCACCGTCATCACACCCAAGTACGTGGGCCCGCGCCGTCTCGTCGAGGTCGCCGTCACCACGCTCGCCACCGACCGGGCCCTGCTGCTCCTCGGCGTCCCCGGCACCGCCAAGACCTGGGTCTCCGAACATCTGGCGGCCGCCGTCAGCGGCGACTCGACGCTGCTCGTCCAGGGCACGGCGGGCACCCCGGAGGAAGCCGTCCGCTACGGGTGGAACTACGCGCAGCTGCTCGCCAACGGCCCCAGCCGCGACGCGCTGGTGCCCAGCCCGCTGATGCGCGCCATGTCCCAGGGCATGACCGCCCGCATCGAGGAACTGACCCGCATCCCCGCCGATGTGCAGGACTCGCTGATCACGATCCTCTCGGAGAAGACCCTCCCGCTGCCCGAACTGGGCCAGGAGGTCCAGGCGGTGCGCGGGTTCAACGTCATCGCCACCGCCAACGACCGGGACCGGGGGGTCAACGAGCTGTCGAGCGCGCTGCGCCGCCGGTTCAACACCGTCGTCCTGCCGCTGCCCGCGACACCGGAGGCGGAGGTCGACATCGTCTCCCGCCGCGTCGACCAGGTCGGCCGCTCGCTCGACCTGCCGCCCGCCCCCGACGGCCTCGCCGAGATCCGCCGCGTCGTCACGGTCTTCCGCGAACTGCGCGACGGCGTCACCACCGACGGCCGCACCAAACTCAAGTCGCCCTCGGGGACGCTCTCCACGGCCGAGGCCATCTCGGTGGTCACCAACGGCCTCGCGCTCGCCGCCCACTTCGGCGACGGGGTGCTGCGCCCGGGGGACGTCGCGGCCGGCATCCTCGGCGCGGTCGTCCGCGACCCGGCGGCGGACCGGGTGATCTGGCAGGAGTACCTGGAGACCGTGGTGCGCGAGCGCGACGGCTGGAAGGACTTCTACCGCGCCTGCCGGGAGGCGTCCGTATGA
- a CDS encoding DUF5682 family protein — translation MTGTRAPGPLLLGVRHHGPGSARAVRAALDAAGPRAVLIEGPPEGDALLALAADEEMRPPVALLAHAVDDPGRAAFWPFAEFSPEWVAIRWALARDVPVRFIDLPAAHSLAMEADAEADRDDTAEEQLVPVDPIRVLAETAGYDDPERWWEDVVEHRVPGSEAAAGPLAAFAALGEAMTALREAYGDGGHPRDAVREAYMRIQLRTAAKEFGDEFAVVCGAWHVPALRTRTTLTADRALLKGLPKVKAELTWVPWTHRRLARHSGYGAGIESPGWYEHLFAAPDRPVARWMTKVAGLLRDEDRFVSSAHVIEAVRLAETLAAMRGRPLAGLSETTDAIRAVMCEGSDVPLALVHDRLVVGTTLGEVPDTAPAVPLQRDLTRQQRTLRLKPEADEREIELDLRKDTDASRSRLLHRLRVLGIGWGEPATGRGSTGTFRESWRLRWEPELYVRVAEAGVWGTTVLSAATARAESDALAATALAEVTALAERCLLADLPDALPVVMRALADRAALDSDVGHLADALPALARTLRYGDVRATDTTALGEVAAGLAERICVGLPPACTGLDADGAEALRRQVDGVHTAIGLLAGAVPSSADGLRERWRAVLHKLTVRDTAAGVIRGRAARLLLDDGHLDQDAAARLMGLALSPGTAPADAAAWIEGFVGGAAGGGMLLVHDERLLALVDSWLTGVPADTFTDVLPLLRRTFSAYEAGVRRTLGELVRRGPVAGGAPGAAAPAGAGATAPGFGPVLDTARADAVVPVLRLLLGLDEHPATTAPGTHHDPARHDPVQHDPDHRTPAQHDPDHRTPARHDDPHLGETA, via the coding sequence ATGACCGGCACCCGCGCACCGGGGCCGCTGCTGCTGGGGGTGCGGCACCACGGCCCCGGCTCGGCCCGTGCCGTCCGCGCCGCCCTCGACGCGGCGGGCCCCCGGGCGGTCCTCATCGAGGGCCCGCCCGAGGGCGACGCGCTGCTGGCGCTCGCGGCCGACGAGGAGATGCGGCCGCCCGTCGCCCTGCTCGCCCATGCGGTGGACGACCCCGGGCGGGCGGCGTTCTGGCCGTTCGCCGAGTTCTCCCCCGAGTGGGTCGCGATCCGCTGGGCCCTCGCCCGGGACGTGCCCGTCCGGTTCATCGACCTGCCCGCCGCCCACTCGCTGGCGATGGAGGCCGACGCGGAGGCGGACCGGGACGACACCGCCGAGGAACAGCTCGTTCCCGTCGACCCGATCCGGGTGCTCGCCGAGACGGCGGGGTACGACGACCCCGAGCGCTGGTGGGAGGACGTCGTCGAACACCGCGTGCCCGGCAGCGAGGCGGCGGCCGGACCGCTCGCCGCGTTCGCCGCGCTCGGCGAGGCGATGACCGCGCTGCGCGAGGCGTACGGGGACGGCGGGCATCCCCGGGACGCGGTGCGCGAGGCATACATGCGCATCCAACTGCGCACCGCGGCGAAGGAGTTCGGCGACGAGTTCGCCGTGGTCTGCGGCGCCTGGCACGTCCCCGCCCTGCGTACGCGTACGACGCTCACCGCCGACCGGGCGCTGCTCAAGGGCCTGCCCAAGGTCAAGGCCGAACTGACCTGGGTGCCCTGGACCCACCGCAGGCTCGCCCGGCACAGCGGATACGGCGCCGGGATCGAGTCGCCCGGCTGGTACGAGCACCTCTTCGCCGCCCCGGACCGCCCGGTCGCACGCTGGATGACGAAGGTCGCCGGACTCCTGCGCGACGAGGACCGGTTCGTGTCGTCCGCCCATGTCATCGAGGCCGTCCGGCTCGCCGAGACGCTCGCCGCGATGCGCGGCCGGCCGCTCGCCGGGCTGAGCGAGACGACCGACGCGATCCGGGCCGTCATGTGCGAGGGCTCCGACGTGCCCCTCGCGCTCGTCCACGACCGCCTCGTCGTCGGCACCACGCTGGGCGAGGTCCCCGACACCGCCCCCGCCGTCCCCCTCCAGCGCGACCTCACCCGGCAGCAGCGCACCCTGCGGCTCAAGCCGGAGGCGGACGAGCGGGAGATCGAGCTCGACCTGCGCAAGGACACCGACGCCTCCCGCAGCCGCCTGCTGCACCGGCTGCGCGTCCTCGGCATCGGCTGGGGCGAACCCGCCACCGGCCGGGGGAGCACCGGCACCTTCCGGGAGAGCTGGCGGCTGCGCTGGGAGCCCGAGCTGTATGTGCGCGTCGCGGAGGCGGGCGTCTGGGGCACCACCGTGCTCTCCGCCGCCACCGCCCGCGCCGAGTCGGACGCCCTGGCCGCCACGGCGCTCGCCGAGGTGACCGCGCTGGCCGAGCGCTGCCTGCTCGCCGATCTGCCGGACGCCCTGCCGGTCGTGATGCGGGCCCTCGCCGACCGCGCCGCGCTCGACTCCGACGTCGGCCACCTCGCAGACGCCCTGCCCGCGCTGGCCCGCACCCTGCGCTACGGCGACGTCCGCGCCACGGACACCACCGCCCTGGGCGAGGTCGCGGCCGGACTCGCGGAACGCATCTGCGTCGGCCTGCCACCCGCCTGCACCGGGCTCGACGCCGACGGAGCCGAGGCGCTGCGCCGCCAAGTGGACGGCGTCCACACCGCGATCGGGCTGCTCGCCGGCGCCGTCCCTTCGAGCGCGGACGGGCTGCGCGAGCGGTGGCGCGCGGTGCTCCACAAGCTCACCGTCCGGGACACGGCCGCGGGCGTGATCCGGGGCCGGGCCGCCCGGCTGCTCCTGGACGACGGCCACCTCGACCAGGACGCCGCCGCCCGGCTGATGGGCCTCGCCCTGTCCCCGGGCACCGCTCCGGCCGACGCCGCCGCCTGGATCGAGGGCTTCGTCGGCGGGGCCGCGGGCGGCGGCATGCTCCTCGTCCACGACGAACGGCTCCTCGCCCTGGTCGACTCCTGGCTCACCGGCGTCCCCGCCGACACGTTCACCGATGTGCTGCCCCTGCTGCGGCGCACGTTCTCGGCGTACGAAGCGGGCGTACGGCGCACCCTGGGCGAGCTCGTCCGGCGCGGCCCGGTCGCCGGCGGGGCCCCGGGCGCCGCAGCCCCGGCCGGCGCGGGCGCGACGGCCCCGGGTTTCGGACCGGTCCTGGACACGGCCCGCGCGGACGCGGTGGTCCCGGTGCTGCGCCTGCTCCTCGGCCTGGACGAGCACCCCGCGACCACGGCCCCCGGCACGCACCACGACCCGGCCCGCCACGACCCGGTCCAGCACGACCCGGACCACCGCACCCCCGCCCAGCACGACCCGGACCACCGCACCCCCGCCCGCCACGACGACCCACACCTGGGGGAGACGGCATGA